In Chloroflexota bacterium, one genomic interval encodes:
- a CDS encoding GNAT family N-acetyltransferase produces the protein MGSDKRRVLERVTLQGSHVRLEPLTLQHVPGLVAAATMSRGSYGFTEVPSTQAAMRRYVETALARQEAGTALPFVTINCATGRIVGSTRFGSIEFWDWPPGSAHQRGEDLPDVVEIGWTWLSPEAQRTGINTEAKLLMLTHAFEVWRVHRVWVRTDSRNQRSRTAIERLGARLDGIIRAERMAYDGEIRDTATYSITDAEWPAVKARIAGLLRPS, from the coding sequence ATGGGAAGCGATAAGCGGCGCGTTCTAGAAAGGGTCACGCTCCAAGGCAGTCACGTCCGGCTCGAACCCCTCACACTCCAGCACGTCCCCGGCCTTGTTGCTGCCGCGACCATGTCTCGAGGGTCGTACGGTTTCACCGAAGTCCCATCCACCCAGGCGGCCATGCGGCGCTATGTGGAGACGGCGCTGGCGCGCCAAGAGGCGGGAACAGCGCTGCCTTTTGTCACTATCAACTGCGCGACAGGGCGGATAGTCGGCTCGACGCGCTTCGGCAGCATCGAGTTCTGGGATTGGCCGCCGGGGAGCGCACATCAACGCGGGGAGGACCTGCCGGATGTGGTGGAGATCGGGTGGACGTGGCTTTCGCCCGAGGCGCAGCGGACGGGGATAAACACCGAGGCGAAGCTGTTGATGCTGACGCATGCCTTCGAAGTGTGGCGGGTACATCGCGTGTGGGTACGCACAGATTCGCGGAACCAGCGGTCGCGGACCGCCATCGAGCGGCTGGGCGCGAGGCTGGACGGAATAATCAGGGCGGAGCGAATGGCTTACGATGGTGAGATCAGAGACACGGCGACGTACTCGATCACGGATGCGGAGTGGCCTGCGGTGAAGGCGAGGATAGCGGGGCTGCTGCGACCAAGCTAG